A section of the Microbacterium forte genome encodes:
- a CDS encoding ExeM/NucH family extracellular endonuclease, translating to MMSAPDAANQQVPGSDRRSRGRLGVLAATCVAALGASALIAAPASADVSGTGVVINEAYLSGGSAGAAFTNKFIELYNPTAAPVTLDGLSLQYRSATGTGGSNGVAPLTGVIPAGGHYLVQAGSNGANGAALPTADAVSTLNPSGTNGTLALVEGTAAVTLTPGSVTGVDGVIDVLGYGTSNTFETAAATPPTGNTDVKSLNRTGGKDTDDNKADFSLSPTITPQNAGAVPDPDPEPEPEPTEVSIADVQGTTDVSPLNGQTVTVEGVVTADYRTGGYKGIVIQTEGSGGATDATPGASDGVFVFLNALAPTLAIGDLVSITGSVSEYFGQTQINPTALSGISVVQAAAGVPEATPLPDVTVGTDREQYENMYVAPAGTYRLASSHQLYNFGTLWLNAGADLNVKSTETVRPGAEASAIAAANRANRILLDDGWSIQVSNSGHPNDQPYFTKDVVVRNGDTVDFSDSGYVLQYGFDDWRLQPVVPIDSTSSADLKAGFEATNPRPDTAPTVGGDVQVASFNVFNYFTTLKSENSNARGAANAAQFDIQKSKIVAAINGLDAEIVSLMEIENSIKLGGSLDEALADLVDGLNDALGSEEWDYVRTPDELNDSATTDFITSAIIYKKDDVSTVGESLTVTDETVWGNAREPIAQAFDIDGRVVTVVANHFKSKSAPEGGGAEPADGQGFFNADRVKQANSLKGFTTEIEETTGSSDILLIGDFNAYAKEDPIEVFTSEGWSDVAREKAPDEHTYSFDGELGSLDHVLASPSLAASITGAGVWSINSPEWSDRGYAFGATEAGTPFRSSDHDPIIVGVSSEIPPVSIDVVTINDFHGRIEADGAAAGAAVVAGAVKQFREENPNTIFAGAGDLIGASTFTSFINDDNPTIDALNAAGLDVSAAGNHEFDQGWEDLRDRVQDRADWEYISSNVFVTETGEPALAPAWVKELDGVRVGFVGAVTEDLDSLVSPEGIADLEVRSIVDSVNAVADDLRDGDSSNGEADVVILLVHEGASSVELSSITPDSPLGEIVYGVDEDVDAIVSAHTHLAYNHVIDGRPVVSAGQYGENLGLMNLQVDPKTKDLISITNEIKPLTAAGQPLYPAVPEVADIVAKAKAEADVLGAVKVGDITADFNRARQTNGSENRGGESTIGNFVADVQKWSTGADIALMNPGGIRANLTYASSNASDPNGNVTYREAATVQPFANTLVTLTLTGVQLKGVLEEQWQPAGSARPFLKLGVSEGLVYTYDPAAAQGSRVTSITLNGTAIDPAANYTVAANSFLAAGGDNFFTFKEGTGKRDTGKIDLQSMVDWFDANKTATPDLAQRAVGVSVSAPDADGYSAGDQVTVALSSLAFSAGEQAPGEVTLSLGGTQLASGAVDPTIVDTTDEVGRASLSFAVPSGVFGEQLLTVAVAGTGTTVQVPFTIAGEEPVEFAGSIDLGSSKVAAGKKLKITGEGYEPGETVTVELRPKKGSAVEVGTVQVRADGTFSTSVTVPKSTQPGKYTVAVSQADGDEATATVTVNRAGGIIGGIIDWLWDLINGWF from the coding sequence ATGATGTCCGCTCCCGACGCCGCGAACCAGCAGGTTCCCGGGTCAGATCGCAGAAGTCGGGGGCGTCTCGGCGTCCTCGCCGCCACCTGCGTCGCAGCTCTCGGCGCCAGCGCCCTGATCGCCGCGCCAGCCTCCGCAGACGTCTCAGGGACGGGGGTGGTGATCAACGAGGCGTACCTCTCCGGAGGCAGCGCCGGTGCGGCGTTCACGAACAAGTTCATCGAGCTCTACAACCCCACGGCCGCGCCCGTCACCCTCGACGGGCTCTCGCTGCAGTACCGATCGGCGACGGGAACGGGAGGCTCCAACGGAGTCGCACCGCTGACCGGCGTCATCCCCGCCGGGGGCCACTATCTCGTGCAGGCAGGCAGCAACGGAGCCAACGGCGCCGCCCTCCCCACGGCCGATGCCGTGAGCACCCTCAACCCGAGCGGCACGAACGGCACGCTCGCACTGGTCGAGGGCACGGCGGCGGTCACGCTGACCCCCGGCTCGGTCACCGGGGTCGACGGCGTCATCGACGTGCTCGGCTACGGCACCTCGAACACCTTCGAGACCGCAGCGGCGACGCCGCCCACGGGCAACACCGACGTGAAGTCGCTCAACCGCACCGGAGGCAAGGACACCGACGACAACAAGGCCGACTTCAGCCTGTCGCCGACCATCACGCCGCAGAACGCCGGCGCGGTTCCCGATCCCGACCCCGAGCCCGAACCCGAGCCCACCGAGGTGTCCATCGCCGACGTGCAGGGCACGACCGACGTCTCGCCGCTGAACGGCCAGACCGTCACGGTCGAGGGTGTCGTCACGGCCGACTACCGGACGGGCGGCTACAAGGGCATCGTCATCCAGACCGAGGGATCCGGCGGAGCGACCGACGCCACACCGGGAGCATCGGACGGCGTCTTCGTCTTCCTCAACGCGCTCGCGCCCACGCTCGCGATCGGCGACCTCGTCTCGATCACCGGCTCGGTCAGCGAGTACTTCGGCCAGACCCAGATCAACCCGACTGCGCTGTCAGGCATCTCGGTGGTGCAGGCAGCGGCCGGTGTTCCCGAGGCCACACCTCTGCCAGACGTCACCGTCGGCACCGATCGCGAGCAGTACGAGAACATGTACGTGGCGCCCGCGGGCACCTACCGCCTCGCGTCCAGCCACCAGCTCTACAACTTCGGCACGCTCTGGCTGAACGCCGGAGCCGACCTGAACGTCAAGAGCACCGAGACCGTGCGTCCCGGCGCCGAGGCCTCCGCGATCGCGGCGGCGAATCGGGCCAACCGCATCCTGCTCGACGACGGATGGTCGATCCAGGTCTCGAACAGCGGGCACCCGAACGACCAGCCGTACTTCACGAAGGACGTCGTCGTCCGCAACGGCGACACCGTCGACTTCAGCGACAGCGGATATGTGCTCCAGTACGGTTTCGACGACTGGCGTCTGCAGCCGGTCGTGCCGATCGACAGCACGTCGTCGGCCGACCTGAAGGCGGGCTTCGAGGCGACGAACCCCCGCCCCGACACGGCACCGACCGTGGGCGGCGACGTGCAGGTCGCGTCGTTCAACGTGTTCAACTACTTCACGACGCTCAAGAGCGAGAACTCGAACGCTCGGGGCGCGGCGAACGCGGCCCAGTTCGACATCCAGAAGTCCAAGATCGTCGCGGCCATCAACGGGCTGGACGCAGAGATCGTCTCTCTCATGGAGATCGAGAACTCGATCAAGCTCGGCGGCTCGCTCGACGAGGCGCTCGCCGATCTGGTCGACGGACTCAACGATGCTCTGGGCAGCGAGGAGTGGGACTACGTCCGCACCCCCGACGAGCTGAACGACTCGGCGACCACGGACTTCATCACGAGCGCGATCATCTACAAGAAGGACGACGTCAGCACCGTGGGCGAGAGCCTCACTGTCACGGACGAGACGGTGTGGGGCAACGCCCGCGAGCCGATCGCGCAGGCCTTCGACATCGACGGCCGTGTGGTCACCGTGGTCGCGAACCACTTCAAGTCGAAGTCGGCGCCCGAGGGCGGGGGCGCAGAGCCCGCAGACGGACAGGGCTTCTTCAACGCCGACCGCGTGAAGCAGGCGAACTCGCTCAAGGGGTTCACCACGGAGATCGAGGAGACCACAGGAAGCAGCGACATCCTGCTCATCGGCGACTTCAACGCCTACGCGAAGGAAGACCCGATCGAGGTCTTCACGAGCGAGGGCTGGAGCGATGTCGCGCGCGAGAAGGCACCCGACGAGCACACCTACTCGTTCGACGGCGAGCTCGGCTCGCTCGACCACGTGCTCGCATCGCCGTCGCTGGCCGCGTCGATCACGGGCGCGGGGGTGTGGAGCATCAACTCTCCGGAGTGGAGCGATCGCGGCTACGCGTTCGGTGCCACCGAGGCGGGGACGCCGTTCCGCTCCAGCGACCACGACCCGATCATCGTCGGCGTCTCCTCGGAGATCCCGCCGGTGAGCATCGACGTCGTCACGATCAACGACTTCCACGGTCGGATCGAAGCCGACGGCGCTGCCGCCGGTGCCGCAGTGGTCGCGGGCGCCGTCAAGCAGTTCCGTGAGGAGAACCCGAACACGATCTTCGCCGGAGCCGGCGACCTGATCGGCGCGTCGACGTTCACCTCGTTCATCAACGACGACAACCCGACGATCGACGCGCTCAACGCTGCAGGTCTCGACGTCAGCGCGGCGGGCAACCACGAGTTCGACCAGGGCTGGGAGGACCTGCGCGACCGTGTGCAGGACCGCGCGGACTGGGAGTACATCTCGTCGAACGTGTTCGTGACAGAGACCGGCGAGCCCGCGCTCGCCCCGGCCTGGGTCAAGGAACTCGACGGCGTGCGAGTCGGTTTCGTGGGGGCTGTCACGGAGGACCTCGACTCGCTCGTCTCCCCCGAGGGCATCGCCGATCTCGAGGTGCGCAGCATCGTCGACTCGGTGAACGCCGTGGCCGACGACCTGCGTGACGGGGATTCCTCCAACGGTGAGGCGGATGTCGTCATCCTCCTCGTCCACGAGGGCGCGTCCAGCGTCGAACTGTCGAGCATCACTCCGGATTCGCCCCTGGGCGAGATCGTCTACGGGGTCGATGAGGATGTCGACGCGATCGTGTCGGCGCACACCCACCTCGCGTACAACCACGTCATCGACGGTCGTCCCGTCGTCTCGGCCGGCCAGTACGGCGAGAACCTGGGGCTCATGAACCTCCAGGTCGACCCGAAGACGAAGGACCTGATCTCGATCACGAACGAGATCAAGCCCCTCACCGCCGCCGGCCAGCCGCTCTACCCAGCGGTTCCGGAGGTCGCCGACATCGTGGCGAAGGCGAAGGCCGAGGCGGATGTGCTCGGTGCGGTGAAGGTCGGAGACATCACGGCCGACTTCAACCGGGCTCGCCAGACGAACGGCTCGGAGAACCGCGGTGGCGAGTCCACCATCGGCAACTTCGTCGCCGACGTGCAGAAGTGGTCCACCGGTGCGGACATCGCGCTGATGAACCCGGGTGGCATCCGTGCGAACCTGACATACGCGTCGTCGAATGCGAGCGACCCGAATGGCAACGTCACCTACCGCGAGGCGGCGACGGTGCAGCCGTTCGCCAACACGCTGGTGACGTTGACGCTCACCGGTGTGCAGCTGAAGGGCGTGCTCGAGGAGCAGTGGCAGCCCGCAGGGTCGGCCCGTCCGTTCCTCAAGCTCGGCGTCTCGGAGGGGCTCGTCTACACGTACGACCCGGCCGCGGCCCAGGGCTCGCGCGTCACGTCGATCACCCTCAACGGAACCGCGATCGACCCGGCGGCGAACTACACGGTCGCAGCCAACTCGTTCCTCGCCGCGGGTGGAGACAACTTCTTCACCTTCAAGGAGGGGACGGGCAAGCGCGACACCGGCAAGATCGATCTGCAGTCGATGGTCGACTGGTTCGACGCGAACAAGACGGCGACGCCCGACCTCGCGCAGCGTGCGGTGGGTGTCTCGGTCAGCGCGCCGGATGCCGACGGCTACAGCGCCGGCGACCAGGTGACCGTCGCACTCTCGTCGCTGGCGTTCAGCGCGGGGGAGCAGGCGCCGGGTGAGGTGACTCTGTCGCTCGGCGGCACTCAGCTCGCCTCGGGTGCAGTCGACCCGACCATCGTCGACACGACCGACGAGGTGGGGCGCGCGTCGCTCAGCTTCGCGGTTCCCTCGGGCGTCTTCGGAGAGCAGCTGCTCACCGTGGCCGTCGCAGGTACGGGGACGACCGTGCAGGTGCCGTTCACGATCGCGGGTGAGGAGCCGGTCGAGTTCGCCGGCTCCATCGACCTCGGATCCTCGAAGGTGGCCGCCGGCAAGAAGCTGAAGATCACCGGTGAGGGCTACGAGCCCGGCGAGACCGTGACCGTCGAGCTGCGACCGAAGAAGGGCTCGGCCGTCGAGGTCGGCACCGTCCAGGTCAGGGCCGATGGCACCTTCTCGACGTCCGTGACAGTGCCGAAGAGCACTCAGCCCGGCAAGTACACGGTCGCCGTGTCGCAGGCGGACGGCGACGAGGCGACAGCCACGGTCACCGTCAACCGTGCGGGCGGCATCATCGGTGGCATCATCGACTGGCTGTGGGATCTCATCAACGGCTGGTTCTGA
- a CDS encoding SURF1 family protein, whose product MLRGRWIGMLVLCLVVAGVFAWLGQWQLERAIETDPPPAGATEQVRPLTDVVEPGQYLPEPLVGQKVETTGTWIPDDFLIVSSRFNDDVEGYWVTGQLRVAERTSIAVAIGWTADRAVADAAVAELNEGDAEASIVGRVISDEGPSLPPKDDPQRMDRMSTAALLSHWHDVDDLDVYRPYLASVTATAGLTDISSPAPDEQSPVNWLNIFYAAEWAIFAGFAFYLWYRLAKDQWEREVEEFEDATAGTGGTA is encoded by the coding sequence ATGCTCCGGGGACGCTGGATCGGGATGCTCGTGCTGTGCCTGGTCGTCGCCGGCGTGTTCGCGTGGCTCGGCCAATGGCAGCTCGAACGTGCCATCGAGACCGATCCGCCGCCCGCCGGAGCGACCGAGCAGGTGCGGCCGCTGACCGATGTCGTCGAGCCGGGGCAGTATCTGCCGGAGCCGCTCGTCGGGCAGAAGGTCGAGACGACCGGAACGTGGATCCCCGATGACTTCCTCATCGTGTCGAGCCGATTCAACGACGATGTCGAAGGCTATTGGGTGACCGGTCAGCTGCGAGTCGCGGAGCGCACGTCGATAGCGGTCGCGATCGGCTGGACCGCCGACCGCGCGGTCGCCGATGCGGCCGTGGCGGAGCTGAACGAGGGCGACGCAGAAGCATCGATCGTCGGACGCGTCATCTCGGACGAGGGCCCCTCCCTGCCACCGAAGGACGATCCGCAGCGCATGGACCGGATGTCGACCGCGGCGCTCCTCAGCCACTGGCACGACGTCGACGACCTGGATGTCTATCGGCCGTACTTGGCCTCCGTCACGGCGACGGCGGGTCTCACCGACATCTCGTCACCGGCGCCCGACGAGCAGTCGCCGGTGAACTGGCTGAACATCTTCTACGCGGCGGAATGGGCGATCTTCGCCGGGTTCGCGTTCTACCTCTGGTACCGACTCGCGAAGGACCAGTGGGAGCGCGAGGTCGAGGAGTTCGAGGACGCAACCGCCGGCACCGGCGGGACGGCCTGA